AATATGTAGATATTGTCCGCATACCGCTGTGTGCGCAGATGCGAAATTTGCCATCGATGATGAGTAAAGGGGGAACCGCTTTGTCCTTTTGGGAACAAGCCGCATCCAATTGGATGAGCAGGATTTCAGTAAAAGATAAAGTACAACTGGCGGAATATGCTCGAAGCATCGTCGCGGAGGATACAGAAAGTCAAAAACGGCATGATTCAAAAAGCAAAATTAAATCCCCGCTTGAAGAAATTTTTTCGGATGACGATGAGTGGGAAGATTAGAAAGAAGGATTGACCTTGGAATCTTTGCAACTGACAGCCAAGCAACAAGAGTGTGTCGACTACAAAGGAGAGCATCTCCTTGTGCGAGGCGTAGCAGGCAGCGGGAAAACAACCGTCTTATTAAAAAGGGCAAGAAAACACCTGGAAGAATCCAAAGGTGCAAAAATTCAGTTGTTTACCTTCAATCGCACGCTTGCGAAGTATGCTCGTTCATTAGCATCTTATATTGATCCCCATGCCATAAAAGCAGACCATTTTCACGGTTGGGCTAAACCGGTTCTCCAATCGCTAAATATTCAAATACGGCATGTTAAATATCCAAAGAAAGTAATTAAAGACTGCCTTGAGGCTCTTGAAAAAGCGAAGCCGTACAGACTGTATAAAGAATCGACGAAGTTTTGGGAAGAAGAATTCAGCTGGATGAAAGGGCGCCAGTTGTTAACGCTCGAAGATTATTTAAAGGCTGATCGTAAAGGCCGCGGCGCGTCCGTGCGGGTAACGATGGAAGACCGCCCTTATATCTTTCAAGCATTCGAAAAATATCAGCAAAAATTGAAGTCGATGAAAGCCGTTGATTTTGATGATTATGCACTGCTGTTGCTGCAAAACTTTGATCGGATCCCAAAAGGCGCCTTTATGGATCACATCCTCATTGATGAAGCGCAAGATTTACATGAGGCACAAATGAAAATTATGCGCAAACTATCCCTCAAAAGCATGACAATCGCAGCAGATAAAGCGCAAAAAATATATAAGACGACGTTTGCTTGGAAAGACATTGGCATTAATATCAGGGGCAAAGGAAGCAAGTTCCTCAACAACTCCTTCCGTTCGACCAAACAAATCATTGAATTGGCACGAAGTATTCAACAGTCGGATCCGCTTTTTGATGAAAATGATGAAGAGTATCTTCCTTCAGTTACGCCAGACGTCGAGGGAACCATTCCGTCCGTATTTTATTTAAAAGACCGTCTTCATGAAGATGAATTTGTCGTTGAGTTAATAAAGAAGAGTATTGAAGAAGATAATGAACAAACCATCGGTTTGCTGTCGCGTTTTTGGGAAGATTTGAACCGTTTTCAAGAGGAACTGCAAAAGCATGGCATCGAAAGTGAAATCATTAGAGATGAAGAGGGAGATGTACTTACGCCGGGCGTAAAACTAACTACGTTTCATTCTGCAAAAGGTCTTGAGTTTGATACAGTCATCCTAACGAGATTAGAAAACAAAATTCTTCCCTATATAAGCAGACGTCAAGAACTGGATGATGAATACCTCTCCACCGAAAGGAAGCTTTTCTATGTGTCGATGACACGAGCGAAACATCTTTTATATATGACTTGCGGCGGTCGGGAACCGTCTCCTTTCTTTGATCAAATGAATC
The genomic region above belongs to Paenibacillus sp. GP183 and contains:
- a CDS encoding 3'-5' exonuclease, with the protein product MTLESLQLTAKQQECVDYKGEHLLVRGVAGSGKTTVLLKRARKHLEESKGAKIQLFTFNRTLAKYARSLASYIDPHAIKADHFHGWAKPVLQSLNIQIRHVKYPKKVIKDCLEALEKAKPYRLYKESTKFWEEEFSWMKGRQLLTLEDYLKADRKGRGASVRVTMEDRPYIFQAFEKYQQKLKSMKAVDFDDYALLLLQNFDRIPKGAFMDHILIDEAQDLHEAQMKIMRKLSLKSMTIAADKAQKIYKTTFAWKDIGINIRGKGSKFLNNSFRSTKQIIELARSIQQSDPLFDENDEEYLPSVTPDVEGTIPSVFYLKDRLHEDEFVVELIKKSIEEDNEQTIGLLSRFWEDLNRFQEELQKHGIESEIIRDEEGDVLTPGVKLTTFHSAKGLEFDTVILTRLENKILPYISRRQELDDEYLSTERKLFYVSMTRAKHLLYMTCGGREPSPFFDQMNRNLYRLKRLEKL